One genomic window of Peromyscus maniculatus bairdii isolate BWxNUB_F1_BW_parent chromosome 2, HU_Pman_BW_mat_3.1, whole genome shotgun sequence includes the following:
- the C9orf72 gene encoding guanine nucleotide exchange factor C9orf72 homolog: MSTICPPPSPAVAKTEIALSGESPLLAATFAYWDNILGPRVRHIWAPKTEQVLLSDGEITFLANHTLNGEILRNAESGAIDVKFFVLSEKGVIIVSLIFDGNWNGDRSTYGLSIILPQTELGFYLPLHRVCVDRLTHIIRKGRIWMHKERQESVQKIVLEGTERMEDQGQSIIPMLTGEVIPVMELLASMKSHSVPEEIDIADTVLNDDDIGDSCHEGFLLNAISSHLQTCGCSVVVGSSAEKVNKIVKTLCLFLTPAERKCSRLCEAESSFKYESGLFVQGLLKDATGSFVLPFRQVMYAPYPTTHIDVDVNTVKQMPPCHEHIYNQRRYMRSELTAFWRATSEEDMAQDTIIYTDESFTPDLNIFQDVLHRDTLVKAFLDQVFHLKPGLSLRSTFLAQFLLVLHRKALTLIKYIEDDTQKGKKPFKSLRNLKIDLDLTAEGDLNIIMALAEKIKPGLHSFIFGRPFYTSVQERDVLMTF, translated from the exons ATGTCGACTATCTGCCCACCGCCATCTCCTGCTGTAGCCAAGACAGAGATTGCTTTAAGTGGTGAATCACCGTTGTTGGCAGCTACCTTTGCTTACTGGGATAATATTCTCGGTCCTAGAGTAAGGCACATTTGGGCTCCAAAGACAGAACAGGTACTTCTCAGTGATGGAGAAATAACTTTTCTTGCCAACCACACTCTAAATGGAGAAATTCTTCGAAATGCAGAGAGTGGAGCTATAGATGTAAAGTTCTTTGTCTTGTCTGAAAAAGGAGTAATTATCGTTTCATTGATCTTCGACGGAAACTGGAATGGAGATCGGAGCACTTACGGACTATCAATTATACTTCCGCAGACAGAACTTGGTTTCTACCTCCCACTTCATAGGGTGTGTGTTGACAGATTAACACACATCATTCGCAAAGGAAGGATATGGATGCATAAG gaaAGACAAGAAAGTGTCCAGAAAATTGTCCTGGAAGGCACAGAGAGAATGGAAGATCAG GGTCAGAGTATCATTCCCATGCTTACTGGGGAAGTCATTCCTGTGATGGAGCTGCTTGCGTCTATGAAGTCACACAGTGTCCCCGAAGAAATCGAT ATAGCCGATACCGTGCTCAATGACGATGACATTGGGGACAGCTGTCACGAAGGCTTTCTTCTCAA CGCCATCAGCTCCCACCTGCAGACCTGTGGCTGTTCTGTCGTGGTGGGCAGCAGTGCAGAGAAAGTAAATAAG ATAGTGAAAACGTTGTGCCTTTTTCTGACTCCAGCAGAGAGGAAATGCTCCAGGTTGTGTGAAGCAGAATCATCCTTTAAATATGAATCAGGACTCTTTGTACAAGGCCTGCTAAAG GATGCGACAGGAAGCTTCGTCCTACCCTTCCGGCAGGTTATGTATGCTCCATATCCAACCACGCACATTGATGTGGATGTCAATACTGTCAAGCAGATGCCACCATGTCATGAACATATTTATAATCAACGCAGATACATGAGATCAGAGCTGACAGCCTTCTGGAGGGCAACTTCAGAAGAGGACATGGCTCAGGACACCATCATCTACACAGATGAAAGCTTCACTCCTGATTT GAATATTTTCCAAGATGTCTTACACAGAGATACTCTAGTGAAAGCCTTCCTGGATCAG GTCTTCCATTTGAAACCTGGCCTGTCTCTCAGGAGCACTTTCCTTGCCCAGTTCCTACTGGTTCTTCACAGAAAAGCCTTGACACTAATCAAATACATAGAGGACGATAC GCAGAAGGGGAAAAAGCCCTTTAAATCTCTTCGGAACCTGAAGATAGATCTTGATTTAACAGCAGAGGGCGATCTTAACATAATAATGGCTCTAGCTGAGAAAATTAAGCCAGGCCTACACTC